From Deltaproteobacteria bacterium, a single genomic window includes:
- a CDS encoding PAS domain S-box protein — MKKTFLLIWLPVSILVGIILGLIYFAETVSERVLVETTEKNHIKLQVKSIVSDLDHVVSDLIFLSEQHEFHELLDSREKYSPEDLAGDFLTLSLRKGFYDQIRFIDEKGMEIVRVNYNAGKPSIVPEMELQSKGKRYYFIDTLNLKKGEVFVSPLDLNIEKGEIELPFKPVIRFGTPVFDSYGNKRGIIILNYLGSVLINNLKAGATTAFGNAMLLNSDGYWLIGTSAEEEWGFMLKERKDKKINNAFPGAWQQILRMEKGQFSNSNGLFTFETIYPLLEGQKSSTGAVEPFAPSAAELGIKDYYWKIVSRVPPPLLYRISKELFRQLLTLYIILLILAAIGAWFIARANMRHRESEEALRKSETRLSSAQRIAHLGNWEWNLAEKRMYWSDEVYRILGQVPGKFDANLKNFLKTVHPADRKFVKQSFFNALRQKSLFNIDHRILLHDSRERVIVHEQATVDVDDKGRPLIISGTIQDITERKKAEEKLSQSNKLLDCISIAQSRFISNTHPHILFEKLLEDILLLTASEYGFIGEVFNDKEGGPYLKTHAITNISWNEETRELYEKFKSSGMEFYNLKSLFGAVITTAEPVISNDPANDRRRCGLPNGHPPLDKFLGLPLKSGDRLVGMVGIANRPGGYDDALVKYLGPVLVTSANIIDAFRSGERRKEAEARIRNLSRAVEHSPATVVVTNTNGKIEYVNPKFTEITGYTFEEAIGKNPRILKSGKTPPEEYRKLWSAITSGSEWHGEFCNKKKNGDIYWESASISPVKDAEGVITHFVAVKEDITEQKKAREALSKYATMLEESNRMKDLFTDIMSHDVLNPVGIIKNSVEMLLASEEAGRKREIMELIRDSSSDVIEMIGNASTFSKLEMIEKIECRVIDIGEILSEVIEKFEYELKEKSLTLHYPVAGPHPACVNAMIKDVFMNLLSNAVKYSLKGGRIEVHIEEREKGQVVSVKDYGSGIADKNKVRIFERFERIGMKGIKGSGLGLAIAKRIVELHEGEIWVEDNPGSGSIFYVSLPKVQKA, encoded by the coding sequence ATGAAAAAGACATTTCTTCTGATCTGGCTTCCCGTCTCAATACTCGTGGGTATTATCCTTGGTTTGATATATTTTGCCGAGACCGTTTCTGAGCGTGTTTTGGTTGAAACCACTGAAAAAAATCATATTAAACTCCAGGTAAAATCGATTGTTTCCGATCTCGATCATGTCGTGTCTGATCTCATCTTTCTTTCAGAACAGCATGAGTTTCATGAACTTCTTGATTCAAGGGAGAAATACTCACCTGAAGATTTAGCCGGTGATTTCCTAACTCTGTCCTTAAGAAAAGGTTTCTATGACCAGATCCGTTTTATTGATGAGAAGGGAATGGAGATCGTTCGCGTCAATTATAATGCCGGGAAACCGTCAATCGTGCCTGAAATGGAACTTCAATCCAAAGGGAAGCGATATTATTTTATAGATACTTTAAACCTGAAAAAAGGCGAAGTTTTTGTCTCACCCCTGGATCTTAATATAGAAAAAGGAGAAATAGAGCTTCCTTTTAAGCCCGTGATTCGCTTTGGAACGCCTGTTTTTGACAGCTATGGGAATAAAAGAGGCATTATTATACTCAACTACCTCGGTTCCGTTCTCATCAATAACCTGAAGGCCGGAGCTACCACAGCCTTTGGTAATGCCATGCTCCTTAATTCTGACGGCTATTGGCTCATCGGTACTTCTGCCGAAGAGGAGTGGGGCTTCATGCTTAAAGAAAGAAAAGATAAAAAAATCAATAATGCCTTTCCCGGGGCATGGCAGCAGATTTTACGAATGGAGAAAGGCCAGTTTAGCAATAGCAACGGTCTTTTTACCTTTGAAACGATTTATCCGCTTCTGGAAGGCCAAAAGTCGAGTACGGGGGCCGTTGAGCCTTTTGCTCCCAGCGCTGCTGAATTGGGTATTAAAGATTACTACTGGAAAATCGTGTCCCGCGTGCCGCCGCCCCTCTTGTACAGGATATCGAAGGAATTGTTTCGACAACTGCTGACCTTATATATTATTTTGCTAATTCTTGCAGCTATCGGCGCCTGGTTTATTGCAAGAGCAAATATGCGCCACAGGGAATCTGAAGAGGCGCTAAGGAAAAGTGAGACACGCCTTTCCAGCGCCCAGAGGATTGCCCATCTCGGCAACTGGGAGTGGAATCTTGCCGAAAAGAGGATGTACTGGTCCGATGAGGTCTATCGTATTCTCGGGCAGGTGCCGGGCAAGTTTGATGCAAACCTTAAAAACTTTCTTAAAACAGTGCATCCTGCCGACAGAAAGTTTGTTAAACAATCATTCTTTAATGCGCTCCGGCAAAAAAGTCTCTTTAACATCGATCACAGGATTTTATTGCATGATTCCAGGGAGCGGGTAATTGTCCACGAACAGGCAACGGTAGATGTCGATGACAAGGGCAGGCCTCTCATCATCTCAGGGACCATTCAGGATATAACGGAACGTAAAAAAGCTGAGGAAAAACTGTCTCAAAGCAACAAGCTCCTCGACTGCATAAGTATTGCCCAGTCACGGTTTATCTCTAACACGCACCCTCATATTTTGTTTGAAAAACTTTTAGAGGATATTCTTTTGCTAACGGCAAGTGAATACGGTTTTATCGGTGAGGTTTTTAACGATAAAGAAGGCGGTCCCTACCTTAAAACCCATGCAATCACCAATATTTCCTGGAATGAAGAGACGAGGGAACTTTATGAAAAATTCAAATCAAGCGGTATGGAGTTTTATAATCTGAAATCGCTTTTCGGCGCCGTTATAACGACGGCTGAACCGGTTATTTCCAATGACCCTGCTAATGACCGGCGGCGCTGCGGTCTTCCCAACGGCCATCCGCCACTGGATAAATTTTTAGGGCTTCCCTTAAAAAGCGGAGACAGGCTGGTAGGCATGGTGGGTATTGCAAACAGGCCGGGCGGCTATGATGATGCGCTTGTAAAATATCTGGGTCCTGTTCTCGTCACAAGCGCAAACATAATAGACGCTTTCAGGAGTGGTGAACGCCGCAAGGAAGCCGAAGCCCGGATTCGCAACTTGTCCCGTGCCGTCGAACATAGCCCGGCCACGGTTGTGGTGACGAATACAAATGGAAAGATAGAGTACGTCAATCCCAAATTTACAGAGATAACGGGTTATACCTTTGAAGAAGCTATCGGTAAAAATCCCCGCATATTAAAATCGGGCAAGACCCCACCTGAGGAATATCGAAAGCTGTGGAGCGCCATTACCTCAGGTAGTGAGTGGCATGGGGAGTTTTGCAACAAGAAGAAGAATGGAGACATTTATTGGGAATCGGCCTCTATCTCACCTGTTAAAGACGCGGAAGGTGTGATAACCCATTTCGTGGCTGTCAAGGAAGACATTACGGAACAGAAAAAAGCCCGGGAAGCGCTCAGTAAATATGCCACCATGCTGGAAGAGTCAAACCGGATGAAAGATCTTTTTACCGATATTATGAGTCATGATGTATTAAACCCCGTGGGCATTATAAAAAACTCGGTGGAAATGTTGCTTGCAAGTGAAGAGGCAGGCAGGAAGAGAGAGATTATGGAATTAATCAGGGATTCATCATCTGACGTCATAGAAATGATAGGGAATGCATCCACATTTTCCAAACTCGAAATGATAGAGAAAATTGAATGCCGGGTAATAGATATAGGTGAAATTTTGAGTGAGGTAATTGAGAAATTTGAATACGAGCTTAAGGAAAAATCTTTGACACTCCACTACCCTGTTGCAGGGCCCCATCCGGCCTGTGTCAATGCCATGATAAAAGACGTATTTATGAACCTTCTTTCCAATGCTGTAAAATATAGCCTAAAGGGTGGCAGAATAGAAGTCCATATTGAAGAGAGAGAGAAGGGGCAGGTTGTATCTGTCAAGGATTATGGCAGCGGTATAGCAGATAAAAATAAGGTGCGAATTTTTGAACGCTTTGAGCGCATTGGAATGAAGGGAATCAAAGGCTCAGGACTTGGCCTTGCCATTGCCAAGCGTATTGTTGAACTGCATGAGGGGGAAATATGGGTTGAAGATAACCCCGGGAGCGGGAGTATTTTTTATGTGAGCCTGCCCAAGGTACAAAAGGCGTAA